A section of the Malania oleifera isolate guangnan ecotype guangnan chromosome 2, ASM2987363v1, whole genome shotgun sequence genome encodes:
- the LOC131149040 gene encoding uncharacterized protein LOC131149040 isoform X1, translating to MVESDAAKIKPRPIVRIGIFLVSHSLLVCVVCCTAGVLALLLLPVLAKNTYISENALMPGSANTMLSFEDITEANRLLKEITSADMRSTNSSIEISRLIAQHMADLGAEVSHHKFYPQSDQFHLLHFFSGLDYGTMQEKFSCSSFGLNTVGIIRAPRGDGKEAIVLVTPYNSAKIDPVEALSLGIAFSVFSLLARVSWLAKDIIWLAADSQFGEYMSVAAWLRDYHTPVLGGLGKLNAELSDESNTLYELKENKITDDFKRAGTMAAALVIKVVNRDGQGEDTLRIYAEASNGQMPNLDLINVVNFLAVHRQGLHVKVEKVLSFIESKWVKIVGEIFELLGKVASTLNPQWKFGIPVADYVQGSATLASSLYFQALGVPTGPHGAFRDYQVDAITLEVSSVASLNNKARKNEFLLRGGRLIEGVIRSVNNLLEKFHQSFFLYLLTSPSKFVSVGVYMIAFALLVAPLPMVAASLYADFKKDNAAPRTAFADGDHGVTVNSWKWLPAAKQVFVVHLWGAIVSFLPYFICQMPNCTPKTNVITWVLLSMINLFILYLILGSPFSRDTAFQAQKREWAFLKSVMISAAFIGLGLMSVINFATAELGALLMVPMCLIAHPLRLDIRAGNLRSFIRVACNLILGFIGFPPAAFFVFKGIFEGSGNVNIGEFWTWVESLWAWNSATYLYIGMVHLPCWALCIHILFHP from the exons GTTCTGCGAATACTATGCTTTCTTTCGAAGACATTACGGAGGCAAATAGATTGTTGAAGGAAATAACCAGTGCTGATATGAGGTCTACCAATTCCAGCAT AGAAATTTCAAGATTGATAGCACAGCATATGGCAGATTTGGGTGCTGAAGTTAGTCATCACAAGTTTTACCCTCAATCAGATCAGTTTCATCTGCTGCATTTCTTTTCTGGCCTCGATTATGGGACAATGCAAGAAAAATTTAGTTGTTCATCCTTTGGTCTCAATACAGTGGGAATAATAAGAGCTCCACGGGGTGATGGGAAAGAAGCTATTGTCCTGGTGACACCCTATAATTCTGCGAAGATTGATCCAGTTGAAGCTTTATCATTGGGCATTGCATTTTCTGTATTCTCATTACTTGCTCGAGTTTCTTGGCTAGCCAAGGATATTATATGGCTTGCTGCAGATTCACAGTTTGGAGAGTATATGTCGGTTGCTGCTTGGCTAAGAGATTATCACACACCTGTACTTGGTGGTTTGGGGAAATTAAATGCTGAATTGTCTGATGAAAGCAATACTCTATATGAgctgaaagaaaataaaattactgaTGATTTTAAGCGTGCTGGGACAATGGCTGCTGCCCTCGTAATTAAGGTTGTGAATAGAGATGGACAAGGAGAAGACACCCTTAGAATATATGCCGAGGCATCTAACGGACAGATGCCAAACCTAGATCTCATCAATGTTGTGAACTTTTTAGCTGTACATAGGCAAGGTTTGCATGTTAAGGTGGAGAAAGTGTTGTCCTTCATTGAATCAAAATGGGTCAAGATTGTGGGTGAAATATTTGAGTTGCTAGGAAAAGTCGCCAGTACCTTAAATCCACAATGGAAATTTGGCATCCCTGTTGCAGACTATGTTCAAGGCTCAGCCACGCTGGCAAGTTCATTGTATTTCCAG GCATTGGGTGTTCCCACTGGTCCCCATGGTGCTTTTCGTGATTACCAAGTTGATGCAATCACTTTGGAGGTTTCATCCGTGGCCTCTCTGAATAACAAAGCcaggaaaaatgaatttcttcTGCGAGGTGGCCG GTTAATTGAAGGAGTCATCCGATCAGTAAACAACCTCCTTGAAAAATTTCATCAGTCTTTTTTCTTGTACCTTTTGACATCTCCTAGTAAGTTTGTGTCAGTTGGAGTCTACATGATTGCTTTTGCACTTCTTGTTGCACCCCTACCAATGGTTGCAGCATCTCTCTATGCTGATTTTAAAAAAGATAACGCTGCTCCTCGCACAGCCTTTGCTGATGGTGATCATGGCGTCACTGTTAATTCATGGAAGTGGCTTCCTGCTGCAAAACAAGTGTTTGTTGTACACTTATGGGGTGCCATCGTTTCATTCCTTCCGTATTTCATCTGTCAAATGCCCAATTGTACCCCCAAAACTAATGTCATAACATGGGTTTTGCTTTCGATGATCAACCTCTTCATCTTGTACTTGATTTTGGGCTCTCCATTTTCACGTGACACTGCATTTCAAGCTCAAAAAAGAGAATGGGCTTTCCTGAAATCAGTTATGATTTCTGCTGCCTTCATCGGTTTGGGTCTCATGTCTGTCATCAACTTTGCCACTGCAGAACTTGGGGCTTTGTTGATGGTGCCAATGTGCTTGATTGCTCACCCCTTGAGGCTTGACATTAGAGCTGGAAACTTGAGATCATTCATCAGAGTCGCTTGTAACCTGATACTGGGATTCATTGGGTTTCCCCCAGCTGCTTTCTTTGTTTTCAAAGGTATATTCGAAGGTTCTGGCAATGTGAATATTGGTGAGTTCTGGACTTGGGTTGAATCCCTTTGGGCATGGAACAGCGCCACTTACCTTTATATAGGCATGGTTCACTTGCCATGCTGGGCATTATGCATTCACATATTATTCCATCCATGA
- the LOC131149040 gene encoding uncharacterized protein LOC131149040 isoform X2 → MADLGAEVSHHKFYPQSDQFHLLHFFSGLDYGTMQEKFSCSSFGLNTVGIIRAPRGDGKEAIVLVTPYNSAKIDPVEALSLGIAFSVFSLLARVSWLAKDIIWLAADSQFGEYMSVAAWLRDYHTPVLGGLGKLNAELSDESNTLYELKENKITDDFKRAGTMAAALVIKVVNRDGQGEDTLRIYAEASNGQMPNLDLINVVNFLAVHRQGLHVKVEKVLSFIESKWVKIVGEIFELLGKVASTLNPQWKFGIPVADYVQGSATLASSLYFQALGVPTGPHGAFRDYQVDAITLEVSSVASLNNKARKNEFLLRGGRLIEGVIRSVNNLLEKFHQSFFLYLLTSPSKFVSVGVYMIAFALLVAPLPMVAASLYADFKKDNAAPRTAFADGDHGVTVNSWKWLPAAKQVFVVHLWGAIVSFLPYFICQMPNCTPKTNVITWVLLSMINLFILYLILGSPFSRDTAFQAQKREWAFLKSVMISAAFIGLGLMSVINFATAELGALLMVPMCLIAHPLRLDIRAGNLRSFIRVACNLILGFIGFPPAAFFVFKGIFEGSGNVNIGEFWTWVESLWAWNSATYLYIGMVHLPCWALCIHILFHP, encoded by the exons ATGGCAGATTTGGGTGCTGAAGTTAGTCATCACAAGTTTTACCCTCAATCAGATCAGTTTCATCTGCTGCATTTCTTTTCTGGCCTCGATTATGGGACAATGCAAGAAAAATTTAGTTGTTCATCCTTTGGTCTCAATACAGTGGGAATAATAAGAGCTCCACGGGGTGATGGGAAAGAAGCTATTGTCCTGGTGACACCCTATAATTCTGCGAAGATTGATCCAGTTGAAGCTTTATCATTGGGCATTGCATTTTCTGTATTCTCATTACTTGCTCGAGTTTCTTGGCTAGCCAAGGATATTATATGGCTTGCTGCAGATTCACAGTTTGGAGAGTATATGTCGGTTGCTGCTTGGCTAAGAGATTATCACACACCTGTACTTGGTGGTTTGGGGAAATTAAATGCTGAATTGTCTGATGAAAGCAATACTCTATATGAgctgaaagaaaataaaattactgaTGATTTTAAGCGTGCTGGGACAATGGCTGCTGCCCTCGTAATTAAGGTTGTGAATAGAGATGGACAAGGAGAAGACACCCTTAGAATATATGCCGAGGCATCTAACGGACAGATGCCAAACCTAGATCTCATCAATGTTGTGAACTTTTTAGCTGTACATAGGCAAGGTTTGCATGTTAAGGTGGAGAAAGTGTTGTCCTTCATTGAATCAAAATGGGTCAAGATTGTGGGTGAAATATTTGAGTTGCTAGGAAAAGTCGCCAGTACCTTAAATCCACAATGGAAATTTGGCATCCCTGTTGCAGACTATGTTCAAGGCTCAGCCACGCTGGCAAGTTCATTGTATTTCCAG GCATTGGGTGTTCCCACTGGTCCCCATGGTGCTTTTCGTGATTACCAAGTTGATGCAATCACTTTGGAGGTTTCATCCGTGGCCTCTCTGAATAACAAAGCcaggaaaaatgaatttcttcTGCGAGGTGGCCG GTTAATTGAAGGAGTCATCCGATCAGTAAACAACCTCCTTGAAAAATTTCATCAGTCTTTTTTCTTGTACCTTTTGACATCTCCTAGTAAGTTTGTGTCAGTTGGAGTCTACATGATTGCTTTTGCACTTCTTGTTGCACCCCTACCAATGGTTGCAGCATCTCTCTATGCTGATTTTAAAAAAGATAACGCTGCTCCTCGCACAGCCTTTGCTGATGGTGATCATGGCGTCACTGTTAATTCATGGAAGTGGCTTCCTGCTGCAAAACAAGTGTTTGTTGTACACTTATGGGGTGCCATCGTTTCATTCCTTCCGTATTTCATCTGTCAAATGCCCAATTGTACCCCCAAAACTAATGTCATAACATGGGTTTTGCTTTCGATGATCAACCTCTTCATCTTGTACTTGATTTTGGGCTCTCCATTTTCACGTGACACTGCATTTCAAGCTCAAAAAAGAGAATGGGCTTTCCTGAAATCAGTTATGATTTCTGCTGCCTTCATCGGTTTGGGTCTCATGTCTGTCATCAACTTTGCCACTGCAGAACTTGGGGCTTTGTTGATGGTGCCAATGTGCTTGATTGCTCACCCCTTGAGGCTTGACATTAGAGCTGGAAACTTGAGATCATTCATCAGAGTCGCTTGTAACCTGATACTGGGATTCATTGGGTTTCCCCCAGCTGCTTTCTTTGTTTTCAAAGGTATATTCGAAGGTTCTGGCAATGTGAATATTGGTGAGTTCTGGACTTGGGTTGAATCCCTTTGGGCATGGAACAGCGCCACTTACCTTTATATAGGCATGGTTCACTTGCCATGCTGGGCATTATGCATTCACATATTATTCCATCCATGA